The following proteins are co-located in the Maridesulfovibrio sp. genome:
- a CDS encoding YkgJ family cysteine cluster protein, which produces MKNSLDEIIDSGLAHTFPFFEEHPEMIKLLRDMSMAVCADCASITPEMLQFPVLLAEKGLSLFGANFSAVLGQVQSLDSEFKVACTAGCSYCCSSHITVTPQEAFRIALHLAENCPEDEFVRLSEECLAAAGDFVSGQLKEFAQEYFQPCPFLKEGQCFIYEVRPILCRNWISNDLEACKKSFNTKNKVTVPQNALIMVQKDLVFTGQAAYLAGFGIEGGIGSFLPMMAQILTDFEGSYAKWLTGEKLNGQM; this is translated from the coding sequence ATGAAAAACAGTCTTGATGAAATCATCGACAGCGGTCTTGCTCATACCTTTCCCTTTTTTGAAGAGCACCCGGAAATGATCAAACTGTTGCGGGATATGAGTATGGCGGTGTGCGCTGATTGCGCAAGTATTACTCCCGAAATGCTGCAATTTCCTGTTTTGCTGGCAGAAAAAGGGCTTAGCCTGTTCGGTGCAAATTTCAGTGCCGTGTTGGGGCAGGTCCAGAGTCTGGACTCTGAATTCAAGGTAGCCTGTACAGCTGGATGCTCTTATTGCTGTTCCTCCCACATCACAGTGACCCCGCAGGAAGCCTTTCGTATTGCTCTCCATCTGGCGGAGAATTGTCCTGAAGATGAATTTGTAAGGCTTAGCGAGGAATGTCTGGCCGCTGCCGGTGATTTTGTTTCCGGTCAGCTTAAGGAATTTGCCCAAGAATATTTTCAGCCTTGCCCATTTTTAAAAGAAGGCCAGTGTTTCATTTATGAAGTGCGACCTATCCTTTGCCGTAATTGGATTTCAAATGATCTTGAGGCCTGCAAAAAAAGTTTCAATACAAAAAATAAAGTCACAGTTCCGCAGAATGCTTTGATCATGGTCCAGAAGGACTTGGTCTTCACCGGGCAGGCGGCTTATCTGGCAGGATTCGGCATTGAAGGCGGTATTGGATCATTTCTGCCTATGATGGCTCAGATTTTGACCGATTTCGAAGGTTCATACGCTAAATGGCTGACAGGCGAAAAGTTGAATGGGCAAATGTGA
- the trpB gene encoding tryptophan synthase subunit beta, with product MTDNATINADGFFGEYGGQYVPEQLLPILNELAETYEKFRKDPEFIREFQYYLAKYSGRPTPLYLCSNLTEELGGAKIYLKREDLNHLGAHKVNNTIGQILLAKRMGKKKIIAETGAGQHGVATAATCALMGMKCTIVMGEVDMERQKLNVFRMRMMGADVVAAKSGQKTLKEAVDEALAAWIGDAENTFYLLGSAVGPHPYPVMVRDFQSVISKEARQQCLEDEGRLPDYCIACVGGGSNAIGMFAEFIADESVNLIGVEPSGRGLEPGDHAATLCLGEPGVMHGFNSYMLKDEKGEPAPVYSISAGLDYPSVGPEHSHLKDLGRAEYVHASDKEATDAFFRLSQTEGIIPALESSHALAHAFKLAPQLDKDKIIIVNLSGRGDKDVAQIEDMISRGELELP from the coding sequence ATGACTGACAACGCAACTATCAATGCAGACGGCTTTTTTGGTGAATACGGCGGACAGTACGTTCCCGAACAGCTTCTTCCTATCCTGAACGAGCTGGCGGAAACATATGAAAAATTCAGAAAAGATCCTGAATTCATCAGAGAATTTCAGTACTATCTGGCAAAATATTCCGGACGTCCTACTCCCCTCTACCTCTGTTCCAACCTTACCGAAGAACTCGGCGGTGCTAAAATTTACCTCAAGCGCGAAGACCTCAACCATCTCGGCGCTCATAAAGTAAACAACACCATCGGTCAGATCCTTCTGGCAAAACGCATGGGCAAGAAAAAAATCATCGCTGAAACCGGAGCCGGACAACACGGCGTAGCTACTGCCGCAACCTGCGCGCTCATGGGCATGAAATGTACCATCGTCATGGGTGAAGTAGACATGGAACGCCAGAAGCTTAACGTTTTCCGCATGCGTATGATGGGTGCGGATGTTGTTGCCGCAAAATCCGGCCAGAAGACTCTCAAGGAAGCCGTTGACGAAGCACTTGCCGCATGGATCGGTGATGCAGAAAACACCTTCTACCTGCTCGGTTCCGCTGTGGGCCCCCACCCTTATCCGGTTATGGTCCGTGACTTCCAGTCCGTGATCAGTAAGGAAGCCAGACAGCAGTGCCTTGAAGACGAAGGACGCCTGCCCGATTACTGCATCGCCTGCGTAGGCGGCGGTTCCAACGCAATCGGAATGTTTGCAGAGTTTATCGCGGATGAATCCGTCAATCTTATCGGTGTCGAACCTTCCGGACGCGGACTTGAACCGGGTGACCATGCTGCCACCCTCTGCCTCGGAGAACCCGGCGTAATGCACGGCTTTAACTCCTACATGCTCAAGGATGAAAAAGGCGAACCTGCTCCGGTTTACTCCATTTCCGCAGGTCTCGATTACCCCAGCGTAGGCCCCGAGCATTCCCATCTTAAGGACCTCGGTCGCGCTGAATACGTCCATGCCTCCGACAAAGAAGCAACCGACGCATTCTTCAGACTTTCCCAGACCGAAGGCATCATCCCCGCACTCGAGTCCTCCCACGCTCTGGCCCACGCCTTCAAGCTGGCACCGCAGCTCGACAAGGACAAAATCATCATCGTCAACCTTTCCGGTCGCGGCGATAAAGACGTGGCTCAAATCGAAGACATGATCAGCAGAGGCGAACTTGAATTGCCTTAA
- the fsa gene encoding fructose-6-phosphate aldolase: MEFFLDTANLEEIRKAKAQGLMDGVTTNPTLLSREGGDWRKQAEAICAEVEGPVSLEVVGESAEEMIREAEELAAFGDNVVIKVPMTNEGLVATESLYRKGVNTNVTLVFSPLQALLAAKAGATYVSPFVGRLDGIAHDGMELIRQIRTIFDNYDFPTKILVASIRHPMHVLDSALIGADVATIPYNVISQLAAHPLTDKGLAAFNADWEKLTK, translated from the coding sequence ATGGAGTTCTTTTTGGACACAGCGAATCTTGAGGAGATCAGGAAGGCTAAGGCTCAGGGTTTGATGGATGGTGTAACTACCAACCCGACATTGCTTTCACGAGAAGGCGGAGACTGGCGGAAGCAGGCTGAAGCAATCTGTGCGGAAGTTGAAGGTCCGGTCAGTCTTGAGGTTGTTGGCGAAAGTGCCGAGGAAATGATCCGCGAGGCCGAGGAGCTTGCAGCGTTCGGCGATAACGTGGTTATCAAGGTGCCCATGACCAACGAAGGTCTGGTGGCTACGGAAAGCCTTTATCGTAAGGGTGTAAATACCAACGTGACCCTTGTGTTCTCCCCTTTGCAGGCTCTTCTGGCAGCCAAGGCCGGGGCCACTTACGTAAGTCCTTTTGTAGGGCGTCTTGACGGGATAGCCCATGACGGCATGGAGCTTATTCGTCAGATTCGTACTATCTTTGATAATTATGATTTTCCAACCAAGATTCTGGTGGCATCAATCCGCCACCCCATGCATGTGCTCGATTCTGCACTGATCGGTGCTGATGTCGCCACCATCCCATATAATGTAATCAGCCAGCTGGCCGCCCATCCCCTGACTGATAAGGGGCTGGCGGCTTTTAATGCTGACTGGGAAAAGCTTACCAAGTAA
- a CDS encoding glycosyltransferase family 9 protein: protein MSKRPILVLQMQRMGDLILSFPLFLWLERTYPGHPIWVVAEEKFFRPLMTISPRVTYFPWEGVQVLRQNKYELIVNLSIRSQAATLAGELQAEAKLGPVAFKGGVTHILGNWQLYRASVVENNRHNLFHWADLNALDCVPLSSLASTKWPLPRTLHKDSNRIGLFLGASEEAKRPSVKFWADLCSELLGRGLRPVLFGGPMEQGMGQEVARLCKGPVLDMSGKLKLGELIAVGQSLQLLITPDTGPMHLAAWSGLKVLNLSMGNVNPWETGPYQNDHFILRSTMSCALGCWSCTRDQLYCHSPFTPSRIAVAAKRMIVEDRASLQKINMPGLRMFLTARNADGLYRLNQLSGSKAQAGDLLGQFWQQYFGAVFGLWPADGSEQVWAEFAAQKPELAAKMGAHLPRLGKEFSRGLARSAPLDDSFWNSCPLILRQYTGFIQLFLQNNDYSRESWIRVLSYYEQLAAILSKN from the coding sequence ATGTCCAAACGTCCTATACTTGTTCTTCAAATGCAGCGCATGGGGGATTTAATCCTCTCTTTTCCGCTTTTTCTTTGGTTGGAGAGAACCTATCCCGGCCATCCTATCTGGGTGGTTGCCGAGGAAAAATTTTTCCGTCCTCTCATGACGATCAGTCCGAGAGTCACCTATTTCCCTTGGGAAGGTGTTCAGGTCCTGCGTCAGAATAAGTATGAGTTGATTGTTAACCTTAGTATCCGAAGTCAAGCTGCAACCCTTGCCGGGGAGTTGCAGGCTGAAGCCAAACTCGGTCCGGTGGCATTCAAGGGAGGGGTAACCCACATCTTGGGGAACTGGCAGCTTTACCGGGCCAGCGTGGTCGAGAATAATCGCCATAATCTTTTTCATTGGGCTGATTTGAATGCTTTGGATTGTGTTCCTCTTAGCTCTCTAGCCAGCACTAAATGGCCTCTTCCGCGCACTTTGCATAAGGATTCCAATCGAATCGGTCTTTTTCTGGGAGCCAGCGAAGAAGCCAAGCGGCCTTCGGTCAAGTTCTGGGCTGATTTATGTTCGGAGTTGCTGGGCAGGGGGCTTCGGCCTGTATTGTTCGGCGGGCCTATGGAGCAGGGAATGGGGCAGGAAGTCGCCAGATTGTGTAAAGGTCCTGTTCTGGATATGTCCGGTAAACTTAAGCTTGGGGAATTGATTGCCGTGGGGCAGTCTTTACAACTTTTAATTACCCCGGATACCGGCCCCATGCATCTGGCGGCATGGTCGGGTTTGAAGGTACTCAACCTTTCCATGGGCAATGTTAATCCGTGGGAGACCGGGCCGTATCAGAACGATCATTTTATCCTGCGTTCCACTATGAGTTGTGCCCTTGGGTGCTGGTCCTGCACCCGCGATCAATTGTATTGCCATTCCCCGTTTACGCCTTCCCGTATAGCTGTGGCTGCCAAGCGTATGATTGTAGAGGACCGGGCCAGTTTACAGAAGATCAATATGCCCGGATTGCGTATGTTTTTAACTGCGCGCAATGCCGATGGATTATATCGGTTGAACCAGTTGAGCGGTAGCAAGGCGCAGGCCGGAGATTTACTGGGGCAGTTCTGGCAGCAGTATTTCGGTGCTGTGTTCGGCTTGTGGCCTGCTGATGGCTCAGAGCAGGTCTGGGCTGAATTTGCTGCACAGAAACCGGAGCTTGCCGCTAAGATGGGGGCACATCTGCCGCGTCTGGGTAAAGAGTTCAGCCGCGGGCTGGCCCGAAGTGCTCCGCTGGATGATTCCTTTTGGAATTCATGTCCTTTGATCTTGAGGCAATATACAGGTTTTATTCAACTTTTTCTGCAAAACAATGACTACAGCCGCGAATCGTGGATCAGAGTTCTCTCTTATTATGAACAGCTTGCTGCGATTCTTAGCAAAAACTGA
- a CDS encoding flagellar hook-length control protein FliK → MKILPHHEQTNQGLSSLLDRTSLSEETFRSSMFDNFLYSSQAEAQAAYQPVQNIVNEAASVYEDATSRTKSEDAAKCIDEAAENVAMQSVEEQPQDLKVSREDWNEIKEELEEYGLDKKDIADLEQKVMSENGITYGQLVSEISGMMKGMKGITLSPVQEQNLNSIFSQLGFTPDESKGLLATIRQGKLGDVVEKMQAKLAAMPDSEKLQLSEDETKTLTDLFKLKGDAGKKITQLLTAEGATAGDFKKGFSVLKSALAQQQAEQDGKDLKLVKTVAESLHSAMEKASDQSPSTMRMASAEVISNSMGAAKDVSESVKQDGQNGQNGQNEENPAQKDNNPSKNGASFKGDANAGKQNAGQTENKNSNRHWLEQLLSDSDDQDSWNDFFGKLSDESFVKGEGNLNGNIFGNGFGALQSAVKSAQAGKTDTMWEKTARSNILEQVQEGVFKNLGQGRKQLTLQLNPHNLGTVNVMLQVKNKDVQATIRAENPDTAKVIAEQLEVVKQALEEQGLKVEKLEVQTGISDSQTDSSWKNAEDHNAAQYQEMMSEMRKRWHTLRQEGTSLAREMQTVAQKAQISQSGLYIVA, encoded by the coding sequence ATGAAAATACTTCCACATCACGAACAAACTAATCAGGGCTTGAGCAGTCTTCTGGACAGAACATCACTGTCTGAGGAGACTTTTCGCTCATCTATGTTCGACAATTTCCTTTATTCCAGTCAGGCCGAGGCTCAGGCAGCATACCAGCCTGTTCAGAATATTGTTAATGAAGCCGCATCCGTTTATGAGGACGCGACTTCCCGTACTAAGTCTGAAGACGCAGCCAAGTGTATTGATGAAGCCGCGGAAAATGTTGCCATGCAGTCTGTTGAAGAACAGCCGCAGGATCTCAAGGTCAGCCGCGAAGACTGGAATGAAATTAAGGAAGAGCTTGAAGAGTACGGTCTCGATAAGAAAGATATCGCCGACCTTGAACAAAAAGTGATGAGCGAGAACGGCATTACCTACGGCCAGTTGGTGTCTGAAATTTCAGGCATGATGAAAGGCATGAAGGGTATCACGCTTAGTCCGGTCCAAGAACAGAACCTGAATTCAATATTTTCCCAGCTCGGTTTTACCCCGGATGAATCCAAGGGGCTCTTGGCTACTATCCGTCAGGGTAAGCTTGGTGATGTAGTTGAGAAAATGCAGGCCAAGCTGGCAGCTATGCCTGACTCCGAAAAGCTTCAACTTTCTGAAGATGAAACCAAGACCTTGACCGACCTGTTCAAGCTGAAAGGCGATGCAGGTAAGAAGATCACCCAGCTGTTAACCGCAGAAGGTGCTACCGCCGGTGATTTCAAAAAAGGTTTTTCTGTTCTTAAGTCGGCTCTTGCTCAGCAGCAGGCCGAGCAGGACGGAAAGGATCTCAAGTTGGTCAAGACTGTAGCTGAATCCCTGCATTCTGCCATGGAAAAAGCTTCCGATCAGTCTCCGAGTACTATGCGCATGGCTTCGGCTGAGGTGATTAGCAACTCCATGGGAGCGGCAAAGGATGTCAGTGAGAGTGTTAAGCAGGATGGGCAGAACGGACAGAACGGACAGAACGAAGAAAATCCTGCCCAGAAAGATAACAATCCTTCCAAGAATGGTGCCTCTTTTAAGGGCGATGCCAATGCCGGTAAACAGAATGCCGGACAGACTGAAAATAAGAATTCCAACCGTCACTGGCTGGAGCAGCTTCTTTCAGATTCCGATGATCAGGATAGCTGGAATGATTTCTTCGGCAAGCTTTCTGATGAATCCTTTGTGAAGGGCGAAGGAAATCTCAACGGCAATATCTTCGGTAACGGATTTGGTGCCCTGCAGAGTGCAGTCAAGTCAGCTCAGGCCGGTAAGACTGATACCATGTGGGAAAAAACTGCCCGCTCCAACATATTGGAGCAGGTTCAGGAAGGTGTTTTCAAGAATCTAGGTCAGGGTCGCAAGCAGCTCACATTGCAGCTCAATCCTCACAATCTCGGCACTGTAAACGTAATGTTGCAGGTAAAGAACAAGGATGTTCAGGCTACCATCAGAGCGGAAAATCCTGACACGGCGAAAGTTATTGCCGAGCAGCTTGAAGTTGTGAAGCAGGCATTGGAAGAGCAGGGCCTCAAAGTGGAAAAACTTGAAGTCCAGACCGGTATTTCAGATAGCCAGACGGACTCTTCATGGAAAAATGCTGAGGATCATAACGCTGCGCAATATCAGGAAATGATGTCCGAAATGCGTAAGCGTTGGCATACTTTGAGACAAGAAGGAACCTCTTTGGCCCGGGAAATGCAAACTGTAGCTCAGAAGGCACAAATTTCCCAGAGCGGGCTTTATATAGTGGCTTAA
- a CDS encoding flagellar hook assembly protein FlgD yields MGYVGFSNILGRAEADLAASNQPTHKNQLGQDDFLKLLLTQMQNQDPANPMEDKEYMAQMAQFSSLEQLTQVNSNIKTMIDNNAQDQMVSAVGFIGKEVKAEGYSISRDNGKISKVFYGLGEPVANAFINIYDNDKNLVRTVQLGSKAEGTFEFEWDGKNWAGKDVPDGVYTIAMAAEDAEGSPVMVKTEVSGEVTGVVSESGQQYLHLKDGRYINFLNIREVVSPTDVSDSSSESSESSSS; encoded by the coding sequence ATGGGATACGTAGGGTTCAGTAACATACTTGGCAGGGCGGAAGCCGACTTGGCAGCAAGCAACCAGCCAACGCATAAAAATCAGCTGGGACAGGACGACTTTCTGAAGCTTCTCCTTACCCAGATGCAGAACCAGGATCCTGCAAACCCCATGGAAGATAAAGAGTACATGGCGCAGATGGCACAGTTCTCCAGTCTTGAACAGCTTACTCAGGTGAACAGCAACATCAAGACAATGATCGATAACAATGCTCAGGACCAGATGGTTTCCGCAGTTGGCTTCATCGGCAAAGAAGTAAAAGCGGAAGGTTATTCCATCAGTCGCGATAACGGAAAGATCAGTAAGGTCTTCTACGGTCTCGGTGAGCCTGTGGCAAATGCGTTCATCAATATTTACGATAACGATAAAAACCTTGTCCGCACTGTTCAGCTCGGCTCAAAGGCTGAAGGGACTTTTGAGTTCGAATGGGACGGTAAGAACTGGGCTGGCAAGGATGTTCCGGACGGTGTTTACACCATCGCCATGGCAGCGGAAGACGCTGAGGGCAGTCCGGTAATGGTAAAGACGGAAGTCAGTGGTGAAGTCACCGGAGTTGTTTCCGAGAGCGGGCAGCAATACCTGCACCTTAAAGACGGTCGCTACATCAACTTCCTCAACATCAGAGAAGTAGTAAGTCCGACGGATGTCTCTGATTCATCAAGTGAATCATCCGAATCATCTTCAAGCTAA
- a CDS encoding flagellar hook protein FlgE, giving the protein MGLSASLFSGITGLQAHGDKMSVLGNNIANVNTVGFKSAKMHFEDAISQDMSTATGVAQVGRGVQVGAIYADFAQGSFETTSESTDLAIGGDGFFIVSPKDEETSYYTRAGNFRFDKDGYLTDPHGYVLQGWQVQDESNSQVATGASVSTSNAVRTVGVPTDIRLENFQSAPKATTTINMITNLDSQEASRSTDSTAPYLSLFNSWDGAAEPPLGDSLYGYQSTIKVYDANGSAHNVTTYFDQVTLSNAGGKKVWEFIVTCDPEEDGRISDDGVNFAGTSAAGLLMTGTMTFNAAGDLTGVSAFTLKSNGGTAAADLRNADEWTLAEFSQDGLPVLTANFLSRSNASFTDASNDPVTIEMNFGLNNKDLSGTGTTKGWGGATVSNASLLGTNITDISNIPNFGDAEKSALATTSYSSGSTTLFQSQDGYTAGFLQSTSVSRDGVLTGRYSNGQIQELYVLTIASFNNDWGLRREGGNLFTQTRESGDALTGLPNSSGKGSIASNSLEMSNVDLAVEFVSMITTQRGFQANSKVITTTDSMMGELIQLKR; this is encoded by the coding sequence ATGGGTTTATCAGCATCATTATTCTCAGGAATCACAGGTTTACAGGCCCACGGCGACAAGATGTCCGTGCTTGGTAACAACATCGCAAACGTAAACACAGTCGGTTTTAAAAGTGCCAAAATGCACTTTGAAGACGCCATCAGTCAGGACATGTCCACAGCTACCGGTGTTGCACAGGTAGGTCGAGGCGTGCAGGTTGGGGCAATTTATGCCGACTTCGCTCAGGGGTCCTTTGAAACAACCTCTGAGTCCACCGACCTCGCAATCGGTGGTGACGGATTTTTCATAGTCTCTCCCAAAGATGAAGAGACTTCCTACTACACCAGAGCCGGTAACTTCCGTTTCGACAAAGACGGTTACCTTACCGACCCGCACGGTTATGTGCTGCAAGGCTGGCAGGTACAGGATGAAAGTAATTCACAGGTAGCCACCGGCGCCAGTGTAAGTACTAGTAATGCTGTACGTACCGTTGGTGTGCCTACCGATATCAGGCTGGAGAATTTTCAGTCCGCACCGAAGGCTACCACTACCATTAATATGATCACCAACCTTGATTCACAGGAAGCCAGCCGCTCAACTGACAGCACCGCTCCCTATCTTTCCCTCTTTAATTCATGGGACGGAGCTGCGGAGCCGCCTCTTGGTGATTCCTTGTACGGCTACCAGTCCACTATCAAGGTTTATGACGCTAACGGTTCTGCCCATAACGTGACCACTTATTTCGACCAGGTTACCCTTAGTAACGCCGGCGGTAAGAAGGTCTGGGAATTTATCGTAACCTGCGACCCGGAAGAAGACGGTCGTATCTCCGATGACGGTGTAAACTTTGCCGGAACTTCTGCAGCAGGACTGCTCATGACCGGTACCATGACTTTCAACGCAGCCGGTGACCTGACCGGTGTATCGGCCTTTACCCTTAAGAGTAACGGCGGTACCGCAGCAGCTGACCTCAGGAATGCTGATGAATGGACTCTGGCCGAATTCTCACAAGACGGCTTACCGGTTCTGACAGCCAACTTCCTGTCACGGTCCAATGCAAGTTTTACTGATGCCAGCAATGATCCGGTAACTATTGAGATGAATTTCGGATTAAACAACAAAGATCTCTCAGGTACCGGAACAACTAAAGGTTGGGGTGGGGCAACTGTCTCAAACGCGAGCCTGCTCGGCACCAACATTACTGACATCAGTAATATCCCCAACTTCGGTGATGCTGAGAAGAGCGCACTTGCTACTACCAGTTACAGCTCCGGTTCCACCACTTTGTTCCAGTCTCAGGACGGTTACACCGCAGGTTTCCTGCAGAGTACTTCTGTCAGCAGGGACGGAGTTCTGACCGGACGTTATTCCAACGGTCAGATTCAGGAACTCTACGTATTGACCATCGCTTCATTCAATAATGATTGGGGGCTGAGGCGTGAAGGCGGTAACCTTTTTACTCAGACAAGAGAATCGGGAGACGCTTTGACCGGCTTGCCAAACAGTAGCGGTAAGGGTTCTATCGCCTCGAACTCTCTTGAAATGTCCAACGTGGACCTTGCGGTCGAGTTCGTAAGCATGATCACAACCCAGCGTGGTTTTCAGGCTAACTCCAAGGTTATCACAACAACCGACTCCATGATGGGCGAGCTCATCCAGCTCAAGCGCTAA
- a CDS encoding flagellin, with translation MSLVINHNLMAMHASRNLQEAYGNLGTSTRRLSSGLRVGTAADDAAGLAIRELMRADVKSLNQGMRNANDAISMIQTADGALQVIDEKLIRMKELATQASTGTYNSDQRLIIDSEFQAMASEITRIANATDFNGIHLLNGNLSGATGTHNGNGLHSTGPLKVHFGTGNDSAEDYYYIAIGESTASALGVQTSISTQALAQAALDKLQQAIISKDKIRANLGAMQNRLENTITNLSIQAENVQAAESRISDVDVATEMTEFVRNQILTQSAVAMLSQANSLPKMAMQLIGG, from the coding sequence ATGTCCTTAGTCATCAACCACAACCTTATGGCAATGCATGCCTCGCGCAACCTGCAGGAAGCGTACGGCAACCTCGGCACTTCAACTCGTCGCCTCTCCTCCGGTTTGAGAGTCGGCACCGCAGCTGACGATGCTGCCGGTCTCGCAATTCGTGAACTTATGCGCGCTGACGTTAAGTCCCTCAACCAGGGTATGAGAAACGCCAACGACGCTATCTCCATGATTCAGACCGCAGACGGTGCGCTGCAGGTAATCGATGAAAAGCTCATCCGTATGAAAGAGCTGGCAACTCAGGCATCCACCGGTACCTACAACTCTGACCAGCGTCTTATCATCGATTCTGAATTTCAGGCTATGGCCTCGGAAATTACCCGTATCGCAAATGCTACCGACTTCAACGGTATCCACCTGCTTAACGGTAACCTTTCAGGGGCCACCGGCACTCATAACGGTAACGGACTCCACTCCACCGGTCCGCTGAAGGTACACTTCGGAACAGGTAACGATTCCGCAGAAGACTACTATTACATCGCAATCGGTGAATCCACCGCTTCAGCCCTTGGTGTGCAGACTTCAATCTCCACTCAGGCTCTGGCACAGGCTGCTCTGGATAAGCTCCAGCAGGCAATTATTTCAAAAGATAAGATTCGTGCGAACCTCGGTGCCATGCAGAACAGGTTGGAAAATACCATTACCAACCTCTCTATTCAGGCAGAAAACGTTCAGGCTGCTGAATCCCGTATCTCAGACGTGGACGTAGCAACTGAAATGACCGAATTCGTACGTAACCAGATTCTCACTCAGTCCGCGGTAGCGATGCTCTCGCAGGCTAACTCACTGCCGAAGATGGCAATGCAGCTCATTGGCGGCTAA
- the rnc gene encoding ribonuclease III, with the protein MVEDFSRLQQGIHYRFSQVKHLATALTHSSWANEQPEPVEDNERLEFLGDAVLELCVTEELYKRFKGAHEGQLTKIRSKLVKEKSLATIARELDINDFLKLGRGEEAQGGRNRSSLLADAMEAVIGAVFLDGGYAEAQKFIMRIFEDKWPETFKIESSKDFKSKLQEVTQARFKERPTYVLTGTKGPEHEKIFMVNLNLPDGKSFDSEGSSLKKAEQTAAAKALDYLTENDSPS; encoded by the coding sequence ATGGTAGAAGATTTTTCTCGCCTCCAGCAAGGTATCCACTATCGATTTTCTCAAGTCAAGCATTTAGCCACAGCACTTACTCACAGTTCATGGGCAAATGAACAGCCTGAGCCTGTTGAAGACAACGAAAGACTGGAATTTCTGGGTGACGCAGTGTTGGAACTCTGCGTTACAGAAGAGCTGTATAAAAGGTTTAAGGGAGCCCATGAAGGGCAGCTGACCAAGATCAGGTCAAAACTGGTCAAAGAAAAAAGCCTTGCCACAATTGCCCGTGAACTGGATATCAACGATTTTTTAAAACTCGGACGCGGAGAGGAAGCACAAGGCGGCCGCAACCGTTCCTCCCTGCTGGCAGATGCCATGGAAGCAGTTATCGGGGCCGTATTTCTTGACGGTGGCTATGCCGAAGCCCAGAAATTCATAATGCGGATATTTGAAGACAAATGGCCTGAAACTTTCAAGATAGAAAGTTCCAAGGACTTCAAAAGCAAATTGCAGGAAGTGACACAGGCCAGATTCAAAGAACGCCCGACCTACGTGCTGACCGGAACCAAAGGCCCGGAACATGAAAAAATATTTATGGTAAACCTGAATCTCCCGGACGGGAAATCATTTGATTCGGAAGGATCAAGCCTGAAAAAAGCCGAACAAACCGCTGCGGCCAAGGCTCTTGATTATCTCACTGAAAACGATAGCCCATCTTAA